From Streptomyces sp. NBC_01754, a single genomic window includes:
- a CDS encoding aldehyde dehydrogenase family protein codes for MSSFFTDLALQYIDGEWRPGKGSWDIIDFNPYDGEKLASITVATAGEVDQAYRAAERAQRGWADTNPYERRAVLEKALRTVEEREAEIAEAIVAELGGTRAVAAFELRLAKEFLRESVQLSLRPTGQILPSPAEGRENHVYRVPVGVVGVISPFNFPFLLSLKSVAPALALGNAVVLKPHQNAPVCGGTLPARIFEEAGLPPGLLNVVVTDIAEIGDALLEHPAPRLISFTGSDRTGRHVATVCASHLKRTVLELAGNSALIVLDDADVDYAVDAAAFSRYVHQGQVCMAANRILLDRAIEEEFTEKFVAKVASLRVGDPADPATHIGPLINSSHAEAVCKLVDRTVEAGATALLHGRADGNLVSPSVLTGIPAGAPVLHEEVFGPVALLLPFDGEDEAVRIANDTPYGLSGAVHTANVERGVRVGRRIHTGMIHINDATVHDEPVVPFGGEKNSGLGRLNGDAALDVFTTQKWISVQHDRSRFPG; via the coding sequence ATGTCCTCCTTCTTCACCGACCTGGCCCTTCAGTACATCGACGGCGAGTGGAGACCGGGGAAGGGGTCCTGGGACATCATCGACTTCAACCCGTACGACGGGGAGAAGCTCGCCTCGATCACCGTCGCCACGGCCGGAGAGGTGGACCAGGCGTACCGGGCGGCCGAGCGTGCCCAGCGGGGATGGGCCGACACCAATCCCTACGAGCGCCGGGCCGTGCTGGAGAAGGCCCTGCGGACCGTCGAGGAGCGCGAGGCCGAGATCGCCGAGGCGATCGTCGCGGAACTCGGCGGCACCCGCGCGGTGGCCGCGTTCGAACTGCGCCTGGCCAAGGAGTTCCTCCGCGAGTCCGTCCAGCTCTCGCTCCGTCCCACCGGGCAGATCCTCCCGTCGCCGGCCGAGGGCAGGGAGAACCACGTCTACCGGGTGCCCGTCGGGGTCGTCGGCGTCATCAGCCCCTTCAACTTCCCCTTCCTGCTCTCGCTCAAATCGGTGGCGCCCGCCCTGGCGCTCGGCAACGCCGTCGTCCTCAAACCGCACCAGAACGCCCCGGTCTGCGGCGGCACACTGCCGGCCAGGATCTTCGAGGAGGCCGGGCTCCCGCCCGGTCTGCTGAACGTCGTGGTCACCGACATCGCCGAGATCGGCGACGCCCTGCTGGAGCACCCCGCCCCGCGGCTCATCTCCTTCACGGGTTCGGACCGGACCGGGCGCCACGTCGCCACGGTCTGCGCGTCCCACCTCAAGCGGACCGTGCTCGAACTCGCCGGCAACAGCGCGCTGATCGTCCTGGACGACGCCGACGTCGACTACGCCGTCGACGCCGCCGCCTTCAGCCGGTACGTGCACCAGGGCCAGGTCTGCATGGCCGCCAACCGGATCCTCCTCGACCGCGCGATCGAGGAGGAGTTCACCGAGAAGTTCGTGGCCAAGGTCGCCTCCCTCCGCGTCGGCGACCCCGCGGACCCGGCCACCCACATCGGCCCGCTGATCAACTCCTCGCACGCCGAGGCGGTCTGCAAGCTCGTGGACCGGACGGTCGAGGCGGGCGCCACGGCCCTGCTGCACGGCCGCGCCGACGGCAACCTGGTGAGCCCGTCGGTACTCACCGGCATCCCCGCCGGCGCCCCCGTCCTGCACGAGGAGGTCTTCGGTCCGGTGGCCCTGCTCCTGCCCTTCGACGGGGAGGACGAGGCGGTCCGGATCGCCAACGACACCCCCTACGGGCTGAGCGGCGCCGTGCACACCGCCAACGTCGAGCGCGGAGTACGGGTGGGGCGGCGCATCCACACCGGCATGATCCACATCAACGACGCGACGGTCCACGACGAGCCCGTCGTCCCGTTCGGCGGCGAGAAGAACTCCGGCCTCGGCCGGCTCAACGGCGACGCCGCCCTCGACGTGTTCACCACCCAGAAGTGGATCTCGGTACAGCACGACCGCTCGAGGTTCCCCGGCTGA